A window of Coleofasciculaceae cyanobacterium genomic DNA:
GCTACGATGACCGTCGGACAAATGTTAGCTAAAGAAGGTTTTGCCGAACGCTACGGTCAAGAAAAACCGATTTTCCTCCATGAATTTTTATATCCTTTGATGCAGGGTTATGATTCGGTAGCAGTGGAAGCGGATGTTGAGTTGGGAGGAACAGACCAGAAGTTTAATATTGCCGTGGGACGAGATTTGCAACGGCACTTTAAGAAAACTCCGCAGTTTGGTTTGCTGTTACCAATTTTACTAGGTACGGACGGAGTACAAAAAATGTCTAAATCTTTGGGTAATTACGTGGGACTACAGGAAGACGCTTTGTCGATGTATTCTAAGCTGGAAAAAACTCCTGATAATTTGCTTAAAGATTACTTTGAGCTGTTAACCAATCTAGATTTAAGCCAATTACCCGAAAACCCCCGTCAATCGCAAAAACTATTAGCTATTGAGATCGCATCCCAGTTTCATGGGTTAGATGCAGCAAAACAGGCAAAGCAAACAGCAGAACAAATTGTGCTTCAGGGTAATACCACAGGGGGAAATCTTGCCGAATATTGCCTGTTAGAGGTAGAGTTTCCCGCCAAGCTATTTTACATTTTAAGTGCAAGTGGCTTGTGTAAAAGCAGTGGCGAGGGTCGCAGGCAGATTCAGGGGGGTGCAGTCCGTTTAGATGGCGATCGCCAAACTGAGGTTAATTTGGTTTTTGATTCTCCTGATGAACTAACGGGAAAAGTGCTACAAGTAGGCAAGAAAAAGTTTATTCGCTTAGTTTCCTAAGTATTGATTAGTGGTGCTTAATTTTTTTAAAGTTTGCTATTTAAGCGTATTAACAACCGCTGTCTTGATGGTTATTCCCCTTAGATCTATAGCTGATGACCGAATTCAAAGCATCCAGTCGTTCCTAACTTCTTTCGATCGCGATCGAGGAGTAATTATTAGTAATGAAAATTTAAGCGAAGAGAACTTTACTTGTCCCGATAATGTCAAAGAATTAACCGCCTTGCTCTTAAAAGATTTACCCGCCTATAGTAATCGTGTAATTCAAAGAACTCAAGCGATAAATCAAGCAGCAGGAATTGAAAACTATATTATTACCGCTAGTCAGGCTGAGTTTGAGCCTCTAGATTTGCCCAGACTTCAATACGACACCAAAGGCGATCGCGATCCAGAACAAGTTTTTTTTACAGTTTTAGAAAGACAGTATATCAATAACAAAATCGTTGATATTCAGACTTATCACTGGTTATTCTTAACCCAGACTGATAGTGGTTGGCGCACGGTAATCATGTTTTCTCGCTTTGGTAATTCTGCTGAGAATCAACCTCCTACTCCCCCAAGTGAAACTACCGATGGCATTATTGGTCGTGGAGTTCAGCTGTGGTTGAGAGACTGTCGCGCTGGTACGCTCAGATATTAATTCCAATTTAGAACTTACGCCAGAATTATTTCGCGCCAGCTTTTTGAGGCAACAATTAAGTACGGTAATAATCTATCGGTATCTTCAGACACAAAATACCCCTCAACGTTGAGATTAGATAACTTATATCAGCAATAACTAGATTGATTATTGAAAAGAACCCAACAATATGCAAAGTTCGTTTAAAAAAATTGCGATCGGAACAGTATTTTTTGTTCTCACGATTATATTTGCAGTTGTTGGTTATCTTTGCTTTGGTTGGTCGTTAATCGAAGCCATTTATATGGTAGTGATCACGGTTTTTGGTGTTGGCTATGGAGAAGTTAGACCAATAGACACTCCATCAGAAAAGGCTTTCACGATCGTAGTTATTCTGGCGGGGACTTCATCAGCATTATATATTGTGGGAGGTTTTGTACAGATGATTGCCGAAGGAGAAATTAACCGTGCTTTTGATGCCCAACGCAAAAAGAATACCATCTCTCATTTAAACAATCATGTAATTATTTGTGGCTTTGGGCGGATTGCTCAAGTGATAGCCATACATTTAGTAGAAGCAGCTCAAGACTTTGTGATTATTGACAATAATGGGGATAGAATTGCGATCGCCGAAAGTCTAGGTTATCTAGCGCAAGAAGGAGATGCAACTGATGAAAATATTCTGCAATCGGTTGGTATCCAAAAGGCTCAGGTTTTAGCCACTGTATTGCCCAATGATGCTATTAATGTCTTTATCACTCTAACCGCCCGTGAATTAAACCCAAAGCTATTGATTTTAGCTAGAGGAGAATTACCCAGTACCGAGAAAAAACTAAGGCTAGCTGGTGCCGATCATGTCATTTCACCAGCAGCAGTCAGTGGCGTCAGAATGGTAAATTTAATTGCCCGCCCAAGTAGTACAGGCTTTCTAGAACAAAAAGATCAACAAAATTCTTTGAATGATTTATTGGCTCAAATAGAGGTTCAAATTGATGAATTAACCCTTTCAGCCTATTCTCCTCTTACGGGGAAAACTATTCGAGAACTGGAAATTAGAGGGAAAGGAGCATTTATTGTCGTGGCTTTACGTCGCAGCAATGGGCTGTTGCTCACTCATCCTAGTTCATCTTTAATTTTAGATTGTGATGATACTTTAATTGTTTTAGGTCATCAAGAAGAACTGCCAAAATTTGCTCGTTATTATCAACTAAATCACGCTATGCATCAAAAACTCAGCCGAGAAAGAATACTGAACTAAAATGCTCAATCTACTTTGGATCTTACTCTGTGCGGGTTTAGTCTTTCTGATGCAAGCGGGGTTTATGTGCCTGGAGTCGGGCTTAACTCGCGCTAAGAATAGTATTAATGTAGCGGTTAAAAATATTGCCGATTTTGGCATATCCGTAGCTTTATTTTGGATCTTTGGCTATGGAATAATGTTTGGCACTTCCCAAGCTGGATGGATTGGAACTAGCGATTTTTTTCCTTCCGCCCAAACAGATCGGTCTTTGGCGATCGCCTTTTTTATCTTTCAAGCGATGTTTTGTGGTACGGCTACGACGATTATTTCTGGTGCAGTGGCAGAACGTCTCAAGTTTAGTGCCTATATAATTATTGCTATTTTAGTTTCAGGCATCATTTATCCTTTATTTGGTCATTGGGTTTGGAATGATGCTGGATGGCTCAAGCAATTAGGCTTTGTTGATTTTGCTGGAGGTACTGTGGTTCATGCCGTTGGAGCAATGGTCAGCTTGGCAACATTAATTTTAATTGGTTCGCGTCAAGGTAGGTTTGATTCATCAGGAAAAGCCAACAAAATTCAAGGGGCAAATTTGCCTTTTGCTGTCTTGGGGGCATTATTGCTTTGGGTTGGCTGGCTTGGATTTAATGGGGGCAGTACGTTAGAACTTAATGAGCAAGTTCCTGGAATTATTCTTAATACGGTGTTGGCTGGTGTTGCAGGAATGCTAACCGCAACTATCTGTAGTCAGTGGCACTATCGCAGAATTGAAGTTGAAGAGTTAATTAACGGTTCAATAGGTGGTTTAGTAGCAATTACGCCCTGTTGCAATGTGATAGCTACACCTTTAGCTGTTATTGTCGGAGTGACTGGTGCGATCGTAGCTCAACTAGTTTCCCGAAGTTTAAAGCGTTGGGGTATCGATGATGCAGTTGATGCAGTAGCAATTCACGGAGGGGCAGGTATTTGGGGAACGCTTTGTGTCGCTTTGTTTGGTCAATTAGAATTAATTGCTACAGGCTTAAATCGAATAACTCAGCTTGGCATACAGTTATTAGGGATTACTGTTGTTTGTATCTGGGCGTTTGGTTTTTCTTGGATCTTGCTCAAACTACTTAATTCATTTTTTGTATTGCGTGTATCTCCTGAAGCCGAGGAATTAGGCTTAAATGTTTCGGAACATCAGGCAAAAACGGATACCTATGAATTACTTCAGGTTATGGATCTGCAAGCAAAAACCCATGACTTGAGCTTACGAGTTCCTGTAGAATCATTTACAGAAAACGGACATATTGCAACTCGATACAATCAGATGATGGATGCGCTGCAAAAAAATCATCAACAAAGTGCCGAGTCATTAGAAGAATTATATGCAGTAACCGCAACAGTTATCTCAGCCGTCGAAAATAGCAAGTTTTCCCCTGCTGATTTTGATAGTTTTGCTTCTAGATCTGATGAATTGGGCATTTTAGGGCGGGTTTTGCAACAAATTGTCGAGATGATTAACACTCAGCAGCAAAAGTTAGCCAGAGTTGAAGAGCAATTACAGATATCTTCTGACAAACAGCAAAACTTAATTATCGAAATTCTCAAAGGTCGTTTTGGCAATCTTCCTCCATCCATCAGCGATCGCCTAAAATCTATTCATGATTTAGACCATTTGAATCAATTATTACAGCAAGCGATCGCCGTTAGCCGCTTGGATAAATTTTCTTTTCAATCAACTGCTGTAGATAACCAAATCTCCTCCAAATAAAATAATGATATTTATAGCAAGTGAACTATAAATTAGGACGTTAGTTATAAAACGAGCTAATAGCTAATAGCTATTAGCCATTAGCCATTAGCTTTTGAGCGACGTGTCTTAACCTTTGCTTCGAGTACTATAATTCAAAGCGATCGCTTTGAAATTAAGATTTTAGAACTTTTTCTAACGCATTAAGCAGCAATAGCACATTTTCGGGACGACTGTTGTAACCCATCAAGCCAATGCGCCAGACTTTCCCGCCTAGTTCTCCCAACCCGCCAGCAATTTCAATATTGTATTCCGTTAGCAGTTTTTTGGCGATCGCTTTACCATCAACTCCATCGGGAATTCTTACCGTAGTCAGGGTAGGCAAGCGCAACTCTTCGTCTACATGACAAGTTAAACCAAGTTCGGTCAAACCAGACCATAACATTTCAGCATTCCGTTGATGACGTTGCCAACGTTGCTCTAATCCTTCTTCGGCTACTATCCGTAAAGACTCCCGCAAACCATAATTGGTATTAATTGGGGCGGTGTGGTGATAAACTCGTTGTTCGCCCCAATATTTTGCCAACAATGACATATCCAAATACCAGTTGGGTACAGGTTTAGCACGGTTATGTAGCTTTTCCACCGCGCGACTGCTCATGGTAAAAGGAGATGCCCCAGGAGGACAACCTAAACCCTTTTGACTACAGCTATAAGCTAGATCGATACCCCAGTCGTCAATATATAGGGGGACACCACCAAGGCTAGTAACAGTGTCTACCAATAACAAACAATTATGTTTATGGCACAAATCTGCCACTCCCTCCAATGGTTGACGTGCGCCTGTAGAAGTTTCGGCATGAACTAAAGCCAGAATTGCTGGCTTATGGGTTTCTAGGTTGGTTTTAATTTCATCCAAGGAAAACACCTGTCCCCAAGGTTTAGTCATGGTGCGGACATCTCCACCATATCGCCCCGCCATATCTACCAAGCGATTACCAAAGTAACCTTTAACACCAACTAAAACCACATCTCCAGGTTCGACTGTATTGGCAAGGGTAGCTTCCATCGCCGCTGTTCCTGTACCCGCAACGGCAATAGTAAGTTCATTTTCGGTTTGCCAAGCATAGCGCAGCAGATCTCGGATCTCATCCATCAAGG
This region includes:
- a CDS encoding potassium channel protein, with translation MQSSFKKIAIGTVFFVLTIIFAVVGYLCFGWSLIEAIYMVVITVFGVGYGEVRPIDTPSEKAFTIVVILAGTSSALYIVGGFVQMIAEGEINRAFDAQRKKNTISHLNNHVIICGFGRIAQVIAIHLVEAAQDFVIIDNNGDRIAIAESLGYLAQEGDATDENILQSVGIQKAQVLATVLPNDAINVFITLTARELNPKLLILARGELPSTEKKLRLAGADHVISPAAVSGVRMVNLIARPSSTGFLEQKDQQNSLNDLLAQIEVQIDELTLSAYSPLTGKTIRELEIRGKGAFIVVALRRSNGLLLTHPSSSLILDCDDTLIVLGHQEELPKFARYYQLNHAMHQKLSRERILN
- a CDS encoding alanine--glyoxylate aminotransferase family protein, with translation MVATTGISTGNRINDRYRIKTKQLDMPPRLLLGPGPANVNPRVLAATSVSPVGHLDPTYLALMDEIRDLLRYAWQTENELTIAVAGTGTAAMEATLANTVEPGDVVLVGVKGYFGNRLVDMAGRYGGDVRTMTKPWGQVFSLDEIKTNLETHKPAILALVHAETSTGARQPLEGVADLCHKHNCLLLVDTVTSLGGVPLYIDDWGIDLAYSCSQKGLGCPPGASPFTMSSRAVEKLHNRAKPVPNWYLDMSLLAKYWGEQRVYHHTAPINTNYGLRESLRIVAEEGLEQRWQRHQRNAEMLWSGLTELGLTCHVDEELRLPTLTTVRIPDGVDGKAIAKKLLTEYNIEIAGGLGELGGKVWRIGLMGYNSRPENVLLLLNALEKVLKS
- a CDS encoding ammonium transporter — encoded protein: MLNLLWILLCAGLVFLMQAGFMCLESGLTRAKNSINVAVKNIADFGISVALFWIFGYGIMFGTSQAGWIGTSDFFPSAQTDRSLAIAFFIFQAMFCGTATTIISGAVAERLKFSAYIIIAILVSGIIYPLFGHWVWNDAGWLKQLGFVDFAGGTVVHAVGAMVSLATLILIGSRQGRFDSSGKANKIQGANLPFAVLGALLLWVGWLGFNGGSTLELNEQVPGIILNTVLAGVAGMLTATICSQWHYRRIEVEELINGSIGGLVAITPCCNVIATPLAVIVGVTGAIVAQLVSRSLKRWGIDDAVDAVAIHGGAGIWGTLCVALFGQLELIATGLNRITQLGIQLLGITVVCIWAFGFSWILLKLLNSFFVLRVSPEAEELGLNVSEHQAKTDTYELLQVMDLQAKTHDLSLRVPVESFTENGHIATRYNQMMDALQKNHQQSAESLEELYAVTATVISAVENSKFSPADFDSFASRSDELGILGRVLQQIVEMINTQQQKLARVEEQLQISSDKQQNLIIEILKGRFGNLPPSISDRLKSIHDLDHLNQLLQQAIAVSRLDKFSFQSTAVDNQISSK
- the tyrS gene encoding tyrosine--tRNA ligase, with the translated sequence MSDSDSNNSLDWLYRGTSEIFPDRSDSDNRDENLSQRIAQRHRPLRVKLGIDPTGTDIHLGHSIPFRKLRAFQDAGHTAVVIIGDFTAQIGDPTGKSDVRRQLTPEEVKANAQSYLDQLRPILDFDTPGRLEIRYNSEWLSKLNLAQIQELLATMTVGQMLAKEGFAERYGQEKPIFLHEFLYPLMQGYDSVAVEADVELGGTDQKFNIAVGRDLQRHFKKTPQFGLLLPILLGTDGVQKMSKSLGNYVGLQEDALSMYSKLEKTPDNLLKDYFELLTNLDLSQLPENPRQSQKLLAIEIASQFHGLDAAKQAKQTAEQIVLQGNTTGGNLAEYCLLEVEFPAKLFYILSASGLCKSSGEGRRQIQGGAVRLDGDRQTEVNLVFDSPDELTGKVLQVGKKKFIRLVS